AGGAGGCCGCCGAGGCGGCCGGGCCCGAACCCGCGCCCGACGAGGGGGCGGCCGCGACCGCGCCGGCCGACCAGGCCGCCGAGGGCGGCTTCGTCGCGCCCGGCTCCGCCGAGGACGCGGCCGAGGCCCTGGCGACCGAGCGGGCGGAGAAGCTCTCCACCGCGCCGAAGGCCGACGACGCCGCCATAGCGGTGCCGCGCCTCGGCGCCCTCGGCATGGCGCGCTGGTTCTGGCGGCAGCTGACCTCCATGCGCATCGCGCTGGTGCTGCTGTTCATGCTGTCGCTGGCCGCGATCCCCGGCTCGATCCTGCCCCAGCTGAGCATCGACCCGTCCAAGGTCACCACGTTCTACCAGACGCACAAGACCTGGGCGCCGATCCTCAACGACCTGCAGCTGTTCAACGTGTTCGAGTCGACCTGGTTCGGCGCGATCTACCTGCTGCTGTTCATCTCGCTGATCGGCTGCATCGTGCCGCGCTCGTGGGCGCACTACAAGGCGATGCGCACCAGCCCGCCGGCCGCGCCGCGCAACCTCAAGCGGCTGCCGGTGCACGCCTCGTTCACCACCACCTCCGCGCCGGACGAGGTGCTCGCCCTGGCGGCGAAGCGGCTCAAGACCCGCCGGTTCAAGGCCGTGCGCGGCACCGACCGCACCGGCAACGGCTGGATCTCGGCGGAGAAGGGCTACCTGCGCGAGACCGGCAACCTGCTCTTCCACCTCTCCCTGATCGGCATCCTGGTCGGCGTGGCGATGGGCCACTTCTTCGGCTTCAAGGGCGCGGTGCTGGTCACCGAGGGCGGCGGCTTCAGCGACACGGTCGCCAACTACGACAGCCTCACCCTCGGCCCGGCCGTGGGCCCGCAGGACCTGCCGAACTTCCGCTTCACGCTGAACAAGTTCTCCGCCACCTACCAGGAGAGCGGCGACCAGTTCGCCCAGCCGCGCACCTTCGACGCCTACGTCACCCTCTACGACACGCCCGCCAGCAAGCCGAACAAGGTCGACGTCCAGGTCAACAAGCCGATCAACGTCAACGGGACGAACGTGTTCCTGGAGAGCCACGGCTACTCCCCGGTGGTCGAGGTCAAGGACGGCCAGGGTCACGTCCTGTTCGACGGGCCGCAGATCTTCCTGAGTGACGGCGACGAGTACTTCAACTCCAGCGGCGCGATCAAGGCCCCGGGCTACGGCTCGAGCAGCGGCGCCGACCTCGGCTTCTCCGGCTGGTTCCTGCCGGACGCGTTCGTGCAGACCGGCGCCATGCCGACGTCGATCTTCCCGGCGGCGGAGAACCCGATGCTGATCCTGTCCGCCTACTCCGGCGACCTGAACATGGACGGCGGCGAGGACCAGAGCGTCTACAGCCTGGACACCTCGAAGATGAAGCAGCTCGACGTGAAGTCCAAGAGCTCGAGCGCCGACTCCGGCAACGCCCTGGAACTGAAGGTGGGCGACACCGCCACCCTGCCCGGCGGGCTCGGCTCGATCACCTTCGTCGGGTACAAGCAGTGGGCGCAGTTCAACATCGCCGACGACCCGGGCCAGAAGGTGGTGCTGCCCTCGGCGGTGCTCGCCGTGCTCGGCCTGGTCGGCTCGCTCGGCATCCGCCGCCGCCGGATCTGGGTGCGGGTGACCGAGCAGGAAGACGGCACCCGCCTGGTCGAGGTGGCCGGCCTGGCCCGGACCGAGGGCGCGACGCCCACCGCCGAAGTGACCCAAACCGCGCAAGCCCTGGCCGCCGCCGTCCGGCGTCCCGTTCCCGATGGAGCCTCCGCGTGAGCATCAACGAGACATTCGCGCACTACAGCAATCTGTTCATCATCCTGGCGCTGACCATGTACGCGATCGCGTTCGTGGCCTACACCGCGGAGTGGGCCTTCGGCACGCGGTCCCGGTTCGGCCGCAAGGTCGAGCAGGTCGGCTCGAAGCAGGAGGCCCGGCTGGTGCGCCAGGCGGCGGCCCCGGCGGTGGAGTCGGTGAACGCGGCCGACGGCGGCAACGGCGTGACCGTGCTGACCCGCGCGGTGGCCGAGGACGAGGAGCCGACGATCTCCAACGGCAACCTGCGGGCCGAACTGGTCGGCCGCTTCGCCGTGATCGTCAGCGTGCTCGCGTTCGCCTTCCACTTCGCCGGCGTGCTCTGCCGCGGCCTGGCCGCGCACCGGGTGCCGTGGGCGAACATGTACGAGTTCTCCTGCGCCGCCTCGCTGGCCATGAGCCTGGCCTACGTGGTCCTGCTCGGCCTGCGCAAGAAGGTGCGCTGGCTCGGTCTGCCGGTCACCTTCATCGTGCTGATCACCCTGGGCATCGCCTGGACGCTGCTCTACACCGACGCCGAGGAACTGGTCCCGGCGCTGCACTCGTACTGGCTCTACATCCACGTCACCGCGGCTGTGATCAGCACCGGCGCCTTCGGCGTGGCCACCGTGGCGACGCTGCTCTACCTGGTCAAGGCGGCGAACGAGGAGGGCGGGCTGTCCCGGCTGACCGACGCCCTGGACCGGCTGCCGTCCTCGGTGGCGCTGGACCGCACCGCGTACCGGGTGATCGCCTTCATCTTCCCGCTGTGGACCTTCGCCATCATGGCCGGCGCGGTCTGGGCGGAGAAGGCCTGGGGCCGGTACTGGGGCTGGGACCCCAAGGAGACCTGGTCGTTCATCGTCTGGGTGGTCTACGCCGCCTACCTGCACGCGCGGGCCACGCACGGCTGGAAGGGCAAGGCCGCGGCCTACGTCGCGCTGCTGGCGTTCGCCTGCGTGCTGTTCAACTACTTCGGTGTGAACACGATGCTCACCGGCAAGCACTCCTACGCGGGACTGTAAAGGTCTGTAGACCGTTCTGTAACAACCGGGCGACGAACCCCAAATCGGGAAACCGGGGCTAATCGCCCCTCGTCTCTCTCTTCGGACATCAGGCGCGGCGGCTGAGGTACGGCCGCCGCCGCCGTGTCGGGAAGGACGAGGATCATGCACGACGGCGGTTCGGAGACCGAGGAGTTGTGGAACCCGCCGCCTGAGGGCCAGGTCAACAGGGAACTGGACCTGGACGAGCTGGGCGGCGGCGGGCGCCGCCGCGGGCGCGGGCGGACCGGCGGCTCACCCTCGCGCCGGCGCAAGATCCTGAAGTGGACCGCGATCGGCACCGCCGCGGTCGTGGCCGTGGTGGCCGGCCTCGGCACCTACCTGGTGCTGCACCTCGACGGGAACATCAAGCACACCGCGCTGCTGCCGACCGGGATCACCCAGTCCTCCGAGGCCCCGGACAAGTTCGGCGACACCGCCATGAACATCCTGGTCATCGGCACGGACGCGCGGGTGAGCGCGGCGGACTGCTCGCTCGGCGGGGACTGCTCGAGCAGCGGCAGCGGGAACTCGGACGTGATGATGGTCGTGCACCTCGCGGCCGACCGGTCCAACTCGACCATCATGTCCATACCCCGGGACACCATGACCCAGGTCCCCGACTGCGGCTCGAACAAGTCGTACTACGGGATGATCAACTCCTCGATGCAGTACGGCGCCTCCTGCACCGTCGCCACCGTGAACAAGCTCACCGGCCTGACCATCGACCACTACATGGAGGTCGACTTCGAGGGCGTCGTGAACATGTCCGACGCGCTCGGCGGCGTCCCGGTGTGCGTGAGCGACTCGATGTACGACAAGGACTCGGGCCTGCGGCTGAACGCCGGCACCACGGTGGTCAAGGGCAAGCAGGCGCTGGAGTTCGTGCGCACCCGGCACGGCTTCTACGACGGCTCCGACCTCGGCCGCGAGAAGGCGCAGCACATCTTCCTGTCCGACATGATCCGGCAGCTGCGCTCCGAGGCCTCGCTCACCAACCTGGGCAACCTCTACTCCATAGCCAACGCGGCGACCAAGTCGCTGCAGGTGGACAACGGACTGGCCGGGGTGACCAACCTGATCAGCCTGTTCAACACCATGAACAAGGTCCCGACCGACCGGGTCACCTTCGTCACCATGCCCTGGGAGCTCGACCCGGCCAACACCGAGCGGGTGATCCCGGAGCAGGCCCAGGCCGAGAAGATGTTCAGCAACATCAAGAACGACGTCGCCTACTCCGGCACCAAGAGCGCCGACTCCGCCACCTCGAGCCCCGGGACCGACAGCGCCACGCCCGATTCCGGCAGCGCCTCGGACGTGGTCACCTCGCAGGTGCACGCGCGGATCCTGAACAGCACCGGCGTCTCCGGCCGCGCCGCCGACCTGACCGAGGCGCTGACCTCGGCCGGCTTCAGCTCGGCCGACCTGTCCACCGGCAACATCGCCTCGACCGCGAAGACCGTGGTCTACTACCCGTCCAACCGGGCCGACTCCGCCGCGGCGGTGGCCGACGCGCTGGGCATCCCCAGCACGGACCTGGTGAAGTCGAGCTCGTACTCCGAGGTGACGGTCGTCGTCGGCACGGACTGGAGCACCGGCACGAGCTACCCGGCGAGCGGCGGCGGCGCGTCGGCGACGTCCGCGGCCAGCGCGCCGTCCGAGTCCTCGGCCCTGAACGCCGCCACCACCGGCCAGTGCGTGCAGGTCGCCTCCAACGACATCGTGCACTGACCCGGTAGGGGCCGGGCGTCGGCGGCCGACCGGGACGCTACGATCGGCCCCATGCACGTCCTGCTGAGTTTCGCCGCCTCCCTGGACGGCTTCCTCGACGACGCCTCGCCGAACCGGCTGCTCCTGTCCAACCCGGCGGACTTCGACCGGGTGGACGCCGTCCGGGCCGAATGCGACGCGATCCTCGTCGGGGCGGGCACCGTCCGCGCAGACGACCCGCGGCTGCTGGTGCGCTCGGCCGAGCGGCGGGCCGCGCGGGTGGCCAGGGGCCTGCCGCCGAGCCCGCTGCGGGTGGTGCTCGGCGGAGCCGGCGGGATCGATCCCGGCGCCGCGGTGCTGACGGTTCCGGGCGCCGAGACCGTGGTGATCGAGGGCCGTCCGGAGCCGCGCGCGGTGCTGGCCGAGCTCGAGCGGCGCGGTGTACGACGTCTGATGGTCGAGGGCGGATCCGCCGTGCTCGCCGCGTTTCTGGCCGCGGACCTCGTCGACGAGATCCAGCTCGCCTCGGCGCCCTTCCTGATCGGCGACGCCGTCGCGCCGCGCGCGTTCGGGCTGCCCGGCGCCGCCGTGTTCCCGCAGAGCCCGTCCCGCCGGATGATCCTGGCCGAGTCGCGCGCCCTCGGCGACGTGCAGTACTCGCGTTATCTGGTGCGCCGCGGCCATTCCGACGAGGAACTGCTGCGGCTGACCGTCGAGCTCTCCCGTTCCTGCCCGCCGGTGCTCAGGGCTTATTCGGTCGGCGCGATCATCGCGGCGCCGGACGGCACCGTGCTCAGTACCGGATACTCGCGCGAACCGCTCTACGGGCTCGGCGATCCGTCAGCCAACCACGCCGAAGAAGTGGCCATCGCCAAGCTGGGGCACGACGATCCGCGGCTGCGCACCGCGACGATCTACAGTTCGCTCGAACCCTGTTCCCCGCGCGCCTCACGCCCCGTCAGCTGCAGCGACCACATCCTCGCGGCCGGCATCCCCAGGGTCGTGCTGGCCTGGCGCGAACCGGCCCTGCTCGCCGTGTGCGACGGCGCAGAAAGGCTGCGGGCCGCCGGGGTGGAGGTGGTCGAGCCGGAAGGCTTCGCCGCCGCCGTCGGCGAGGTAAACAGGGTCGTTCTGTCTCAGGATTGAACATACTGAATAACAACTCGGACACACATCAACCTGAGGCCCTGGCTAGGCGTCATGTCATCGGGCTACAACCCCGGTGAGACCTGCTTGAGGGGCAGGGCCGCCGTCAGCGCAGGGAGAGCGCAGTGTCCGCATTCCGCCGTTCCATCCCGTTCATCGCCGGAGGCGTCCTGCTCGCCGCCTCCGCGTTCGCCGCCTCCGGATGCTCGGCCACGGCCGAAGCCGAACCCGTCGCGCACGCCGCGGGGGCCACCGCCGCGGCCACCACCACCACGTCCGCCGCGTCGCCGTCCGCGTCGCCGTCCGCGTCGCCGTCCGCGTCGCCGTCCGCGTCGCCGTCCGCCTCGCCGGCCGCGACCTCGGCGAGCCCGTCGCCGTCCGACTCCCCGTCGGCCTCTAAGTCCAGCGCCGCCGCCACGCCCTCGACCACCCCGAAGAGCAAGCCGTCGACCGAGTCCGCGGCCGACGTCCTCGCCGCGAAGAACGCCGCGCTCAAGCGCGAAGGAGTGCCCTGCGACGCGACCGCTATAGCCTGCGTCTCGCTGTCCAAGCAGGAGGCCTGGCTGCTCAAGGACGGCAAGGTCGTCTACGGCCCGGTCAAGGTCGCCACCGGCCGCGCCAGCCTGCCCACGCCGGCCGGGGACTTCAAGGTCTACTACAAGGTGGTGGACGGCTGGTCGACCACCTACAGCGCCCCGATGCCCTACAGCGTCTTCTTCTACAAGGGCGACGCCTTCCACGAGGACCCGGTCACCGTGCGTTCCCACGGCTGCGTCCACCTGTCGCTGACGCACGCCGAGTACTTCTACAAGTTCCTGCACCTCGGGGACAAGGTGGAAGTCCGGTCCTGACAGTCGACCGGGGCGGTGGATACTTGTCGACATGGCCTATGAAGATCTCCGCTCGTTTCTCAAGGCCCTCGAGAAGGAGGGCGAGCTGCGCCGGGTGAAGGCGGAGGTCGACCCCTACCTCGAGATCGGCGAGATCACCGACCGGGTGCAGAAGCACCGGCCGGCCGGGCAGCTCGGACCGGCGCTGCTGTTCGAGAACGTCAAGGGCTCGAAGCTGCCGCTCGCCATGAACGTCTTCGGGAGCGAGCGGCGGCTGTGCCTCGCCCTCGGGCTGCAGAGCCTGGACGAGATCGGCGACCGGATCGCCGGTCTGCTCAAGCCGGAGATGCCGCACGGCGTCTCCGGCTTCAAGGACGCGCTGGGCAAGGCGGCGCAGCTGCGCACCGTGCCGCCGAAGAAGGTGCGCACCGCGCCGTGCCAGGAGATCGTGCTCAGCGGCGACGAGGTCGACCTGGACCTGCTGCCCGCGCTGCACACCTGGCCGCAGGACGGCGGCGCGTTCTTCAACCTGGGCCTGACCCACACCAAGCACCCGGAGACCGGCCAGCGCAACCTGGGCCTGTACCGCCTGCAGCGCCACGACGCGCGCACGGTCGGCATGCACTGGCAGATCCACAAGGACTCCACCAACCACTACGCCGTCGCGCAGCGCCGCGGCGAGCGGCTGCCGGTCGCGATCGCGTTCGGCTGCCCGCCGGTGGTCAGCTACGCGGCCACCGCGCCGCTGCCGGCGGACATCGACGAGTACTTGTTCGCCGGATTCATCCAGCGCGAGCGGG
This genomic window from Actinospica robiniae DSM 44927 contains:
- a CDS encoding dihydrofolate reductase family protein yields the protein MHVLLSFAASLDGFLDDASPNRLLLSNPADFDRVDAVRAECDAILVGAGTVRADDPRLLVRSAERRAARVARGLPPSPLRVVLGGAGGIDPGAAVLTVPGAETVVIEGRPEPRAVLAELERRGVRRLMVEGGSAVLAAFLAADLVDEIQLASAPFLIGDAVAPRAFGLPGAAVFPQSPSRRMILAESRALGDVQYSRYLVRRGHSDEELLRLTVELSRSCPPVLRAYSVGAIIAAPDGTVLSTGYSREPLYGLGDPSANHAEEVAIAKLGHDDPRLRTATIYSSLEPCSPRASRPVSCSDHILAAGIPRVVLAWREPALLAVCDGAERLRAAGVEVVEPEGFAAAVGEVNRVVLSQD
- a CDS encoding L,D-transpeptidase, whose amino-acid sequence is MPCDATAIACVSLSKQEAWLLKDGKVVYGPVKVATGRASLPTPAGDFKVYYKVVDGWSTTYSAPMPYSVFFYKGDAFHEDPVTVRSHGCVHLSLTHAEYFYKFLHLGDKVEVRS
- a CDS encoding LCP family protein — translated: MHDGGSETEELWNPPPEGQVNRELDLDELGGGGRRRGRGRTGGSPSRRRKILKWTAIGTAAVVAVVAGLGTYLVLHLDGNIKHTALLPTGITQSSEAPDKFGDTAMNILVIGTDARVSAADCSLGGDCSSSGSGNSDVMMVVHLAADRSNSTIMSIPRDTMTQVPDCGSNKSYYGMINSSMQYGASCTVATVNKLTGLTIDHYMEVDFEGVVNMSDALGGVPVCVSDSMYDKDSGLRLNAGTTVVKGKQALEFVRTRHGFYDGSDLGREKAQHIFLSDMIRQLRSEASLTNLGNLYSIANAATKSLQVDNGLAGVTNLISLFNTMNKVPTDRVTFVTMPWELDPANTERVIPEQAQAEKMFSNIKNDVAYSGTKSADSATSSPGTDSATPDSGSASDVVTSQVHARILNSTGVSGRAADLTEALTSAGFSSADLSTGNIASTAKTVVYYPSNRADSAAAVADALGIPSTDLVKSSSYSEVTVVVGTDWSTGTSYPASGGGASATSAASAPSESSALNAATTGQCVQVASNDIVH
- the resB gene encoding cytochrome c biogenesis protein ResB, with translation MSETAQEAAEAAGPEPAPDEGAAATAPADQAAEGGFVAPGSAEDAAEALATERAEKLSTAPKADDAAIAVPRLGALGMARWFWRQLTSMRIALVLLFMLSLAAIPGSILPQLSIDPSKVTTFYQTHKTWAPILNDLQLFNVFESTWFGAIYLLLFISLIGCIVPRSWAHYKAMRTSPPAAPRNLKRLPVHASFTTTSAPDEVLALAAKRLKTRRFKAVRGTDRTGNGWISAEKGYLRETGNLLFHLSLIGILVGVAMGHFFGFKGAVLVTEGGGFSDTVANYDSLTLGPAVGPQDLPNFRFTLNKFSATYQESGDQFAQPRTFDAYVTLYDTPASKPNKVDVQVNKPINVNGTNVFLESHGYSPVVEVKDGQGHVLFDGPQIFLSDGDEYFNSSGAIKAPGYGSSSGADLGFSGWFLPDAFVQTGAMPTSIFPAAENPMLILSAYSGDLNMDGGEDQSVYSLDTSKMKQLDVKSKSSSADSGNALELKVGDTATLPGGLGSITFVGYKQWAQFNIADDPGQKVVLPSAVLAVLGLVGSLGIRRRRIWVRVTEQEDGTRLVEVAGLARTEGATPTAEVTQTAQALAAAVRRPVPDGASA
- the ccsB gene encoding c-type cytochrome biogenesis protein CcsB, encoding MSINETFAHYSNLFIILALTMYAIAFVAYTAEWAFGTRSRFGRKVEQVGSKQEARLVRQAAAPAVESVNAADGGNGVTVLTRAVAEDEEPTISNGNLRAELVGRFAVIVSVLAFAFHFAGVLCRGLAAHRVPWANMYEFSCAASLAMSLAYVVLLGLRKKVRWLGLPVTFIVLITLGIAWTLLYTDAEELVPALHSYWLYIHVTAAVISTGAFGVATVATLLYLVKAANEEGGLSRLTDALDRLPSSVALDRTAYRVIAFIFPLWTFAIMAGAVWAEKAWGRYWGWDPKETWSFIVWVVYAAYLHARATHGWKGKAAAYVALLAFACVLFNYFGVNTMLTGKHSYAGL
- a CDS encoding menaquinone biosynthesis decarboxylase, with protein sequence MAYEDLRSFLKALEKEGELRRVKAEVDPYLEIGEITDRVQKHRPAGQLGPALLFENVKGSKLPLAMNVFGSERRLCLALGLQSLDEIGDRIAGLLKPEMPHGVSGFKDALGKAAQLRTVPPKKVRTAPCQEIVLSGDEVDLDLLPALHTWPQDGGAFFNLGLTHTKHPETGQRNLGLYRLQRHDARTVGMHWQIHKDSTNHYAVAQRRGERLPVAIAFGCPPVVSYAATAPLPADIDEYLFAGFIQRERVELVDCKTVPLQVPAHCEVVLEGWLEPGVTRPEGPFGDHTGFYTPVEPFPALTVTTMTMRKNAMFQSIVVGRPPTEDGPLGKATERFFLPLLKMIIPDIVDYDLPETGGFHNCAIVSIDKRFPKHAQKVMHAIWGAGLMSLTKLIVVVDADCDVHDYAEVSWRAFGNVDYARDLMLTEGAVDHLDHASYQQFWGGKIGLDATRKLPEEGYTRNGGWPEMIVSDPATAAKVDRRWKEYGL